A part of Actinobaculum sp. 313 genomic DNA contains:
- the tsaE gene encoding tRNA (adenosine(37)-N6)-threonylcarbamoyltransferase complex ATPase subunit type 1 TsaE, which produces MRQLGERVGRLLHGGDLIMLNGPLGAGKTTLTQGIARGMGVGARVVSPTFVIAQVHHSAGGGPDLVHVDAYRLNSLEELDALDLDASLEESVTVVEWGEGKVEVLSPDRLMISIARAVGGDPLEVDTPRTVGFEASGPRSHQLLAQLSGARPGERMSRDAVPMSAGGEQAQEASWFGC; this is translated from the coding sequence ATGCGCCAGCTGGGCGAACGAGTGGGGCGTCTGCTGCACGGCGGCGATCTCATCATGCTGAACGGACCGCTTGGCGCGGGTAAAACGACTCTCACCCAGGGGATCGCGCGCGGTATGGGTGTCGGCGCGCGAGTTGTCTCCCCGACCTTCGTGATTGCACAAGTACACCATTCGGCAGGCGGTGGTCCTGATCTGGTTCATGTGGACGCCTATCGGCTGAATTCCCTAGAGGAGCTTGATGCGCTTGATCTGGATGCCTCGCTGGAAGAGTCCGTCACCGTGGTCGAGTGGGGCGAGGGCAAGGTTGAAGTTCTTTCGCCGGATCGGCTGATGATTTCGATAGCCCGGGCGGTCGGCGGCGATCCACTGGAGGTTGATACGCCGCGCACTGTTGGTTTCGAAGCGTCCGGGCCTCGCTCGCACCAACTCCTTGCACAACTGAGCGGGGCGCGACCGGGCGAACGGATGAGCCGCGACGCCGTGCCGATGAGCGCTGGTGGCGAGCAGGCGCAGGAGGCTTCGTGGTTCGGCTGTTGA
- the tsaB gene encoding tRNA (adenosine(37)-N6)-threonylcarbamoyltransferase complex dimerization subunit type 1 TsaB, whose protein sequence is MDTRMNEQASGMNQGSGMNILTIDTSDRSVVGVVRRDESGPTELAREISADARHHAETLTPMVQRLLEASDVMRPDMVIVGTGPGAFTGLRAGLMTGRALSRGWNVPIYGVSSLESLAAAAGDGEVLAVIDARRREVFTLRARVTGDDVEVLSGPTIAAPSALEPAPTIAVQREWRELPDAVVVQCEPVAMVRVALAYLYQGEEAKLGAEPQYLRRPDIHGGVPQSHGR, encoded by the coding sequence GTGGACACGAGAATGAATGAGCAGGCAAGCGGTATGAATCAGGGCAGCGGTATGAATATTTTGACGATTGATACATCGGATCGTTCGGTGGTGGGAGTCGTTCGCCGCGACGAGAGCGGGCCGACCGAACTAGCACGTGAGATCTCCGCCGATGCTCGCCATCATGCGGAGACGCTGACTCCGATGGTGCAGCGTCTACTGGAGGCAAGCGATGTAATGCGTCCAGACATGGTGATTGTCGGCACCGGACCGGGTGCCTTCACCGGGTTGCGCGCGGGCCTCATGACGGGGCGTGCACTGAGCCGCGGCTGGAATGTCCCGATCTACGGCGTCTCCTCGCTGGAGTCTCTCGCGGCCGCCGCGGGCGATGGCGAGGTGTTGGCTGTGATTGACGCGCGTAGGCGGGAGGTGTTCACGCTGCGTGCCCGCGTCACCGGCGATGATGTGGAAGTTCTGTCGGGGCCGACAATCGCGGCGCCGTCGGCGTTGGAACCGGCACCGACCATTGCGGTGCAGCGCGAATGGCGGGAGCTGCCGGACGCCGTCGTTGTGCAATGCGAACCGGTGGCCATGGTGCGAGTCGCCTTGGCGTACCTGTACCAGGGCGAGGAAGCGAAGCTGGGGGCGGAACCGCAGTATTTGCGGCGGCCCGATATTCACGGCGGCGTGCCGCAGTCTCATGGCAGATAA
- a CDS encoding GNAT family N-acetyltransferase, with amino-acid sequence MADNIGRQEDGSGNGDLLGPGDALSAGLQRIEPGLEYLSRVVDFDKRIFGRDAWPRAVWRYELAQRGRYMAYVEANGEIAALGAIAGVPEAEVLTVGVDPRWRRRGLARRLLRELLDIALDQGRSSSFLRYELVTVARRPFMNSRGSGR; translated from the coding sequence ATGGCAGATAATATCGGGCGGCAGGAGGACGGTTCGGGAAACGGCGACCTCCTCGGCCCGGGAGATGCTTTGTCGGCCGGGTTGCAGCGAATCGAACCGGGACTGGAGTATCTCAGCCGCGTTGTCGACTTCGACAAAAGGATCTTTGGCCGCGACGCCTGGCCACGGGCGGTGTGGCGTTACGAGTTGGCGCAACGGGGCCGCTATATGGCTTATGTGGAGGCCAATGGGGAGATAGCAGCACTCGGCGCGATTGCCGGCGTGCCGGAGGCGGAAGTGCTAACTGTTGGTGTAGATCCGCGATGGCGCCGCCGCGGTTTGGCGCGACGCCTGTTGCGCGAACTACTAGACATCGCGCTTGATCAGGGGCGGTCGTCGTCTTTCTTGAGGTACGAGCTCGTGACC